A genome region from Tolypothrix sp. PCC 7712 includes the following:
- a CDS encoding UDP-glucose dehydrogenase family protein — protein MRVCVIGTGYVGLVTGACLAHIGHDVICVDNNEEKVKLMKSGQSPIFEPGLSEIMQSAIQAGKIEFTTDLAAGVAHGEILFIAVGTPPLPNGESDTRYVEAVARGIGSHLNGGYKVIVNKSTVPIGSGDWVRMIVLDGIAERQKTLVTAGGVATEDKLPEIASHFDVVSNPEFLREGSAVYDTFNPDRIVLGGNSQRAVGLMKDLYAPIVERQFAEDKSLPPVSVLVTDLSSAEMIKYAANAFLATKISFINEVANICDRVGADVTQVAKGIGLDSRIGNKFLQAGIGWGGSCFPKDVAALIHTADDYGYEAQLLKSAVSVNERQRLIALEKLQQVLKILKGKTVGLLGLTFKPDTDDLRDAPALNLIEQLNRLGAKVKAYDPIVSQTGLRHGLSGVLVETDAERLADGCDALVLVTEWQQFSNLDYVKMAQLMNHPVIIDGRNFLDPETMVRAGFQYVGVGR, from the coding sequence ATGCGTGTTTGCGTCATTGGTACTGGTTACGTTGGTTTAGTTACAGGTGCTTGCTTGGCTCACATCGGTCACGATGTCATCTGTGTAGATAATAATGAAGAAAAAGTTAAATTAATGAAGTCTGGGCAGTCCCCAATTTTCGAGCCGGGACTCTCGGAAATTATGCAATCTGCAATTCAAGCCGGAAAAATTGAATTTACTACAGATTTGGCTGCAGGTGTAGCTCACGGAGAAATTCTCTTTATTGCAGTGGGAACACCACCTTTACCAAATGGTGAAAGTGATACACGTTACGTTGAGGCTGTAGCTCGTGGTATCGGCAGTCATCTCAACGGTGGTTATAAAGTAATCGTTAATAAATCTACAGTGCCCATTGGCTCAGGTGACTGGGTACGGATGATTGTTTTGGATGGCATTGCTGAACGTCAAAAAACCCTCGTAACAGCAGGTGGCGTTGCAACTGAAGATAAATTGCCAGAGATTGCATCTCATTTTGATGTAGTCAGCAATCCAGAGTTCTTGCGCGAAGGTTCAGCGGTTTACGATACCTTTAACCCCGATCGCATTGTTCTAGGCGGTAATAGCCAAAGAGCAGTAGGCTTAATGAAAGACCTGTATGCTCCAATTGTAGAGCGGCAGTTTGCTGAGGATAAATCTTTACCACCAGTATCTGTGCTGGTAACAGATCTAAGTTCAGCAGAAATGATTAAATATGCTGCTAATGCCTTTTTAGCAACTAAAATTAGTTTTATTAACGAAGTTGCTAACATCTGCGATCGCGTTGGTGCTGATGTTACCCAAGTAGCAAAAGGTATCGGTTTAGACTCCCGGATTGGTAACAAGTTTTTACAGGCTGGTATCGGTTGGGGTGGTTCCTGTTTCCCCAAAGACGTAGCCGCGCTAATTCATACTGCTGATGACTATGGTTATGAAGCACAATTACTCAAATCAGCCGTTAGCGTCAACGAACGCCAACGGCTGATTGCTTTAGAGAAACTGCAACAAGTCCTCAAAATTCTCAAAGGTAAAACAGTAGGTCTACTTGGTCTTACATTTAAGCCAGATACCGACGATTTACGCGACGCGCCAGCACTCAACTTAATTGAGCAGCTGAACAGATTGGGAGCCAAAGTTAAAGCCTACGACCCCATTGTTTCGCAAACAGGTCTACGTCATGGGCTTTCTGGCGTACTAGTCGAAACTGATGCTGAAAGACTAGCCGACGGTTGTGATGCTTTAGTACTTGTAACTGAATGGCAACAATTTAGCAATCTTGACTATGTGAAAATGGCTCAACTGATGAATCACCCTGTGATTATCGATGGACGTAACTTCCTTGACCCAGAAACAATGGTCAGAGCAGGTTTCCAATATGTAGGTGTTGGCAGATAG
- a CDS encoding DUF2993 domain-containing protein — translation MFGGLTGLTDSKGTDWGERMLNTVASQTIRHLFTQSESVEVFVRCYPSSKLLQGSIDSFKMSGRGLVIRRDFAVEEMSFETDAVAIDFGSVLSGKLTLKQPTQAIAQVILSEAGINQAFNAELVKKRLVNLTVPSLTALSGGKPVSFPEIQVQLLPENRLRILAKADLDNGELVPLNMTVSLAVERRRRVSFKDPQFELDLVPEAQREISQTLSIALVEILDNMVDLDRFDLDGVKMRLNRLETEGQKLIFSGYAEIERIPNTSQQAKG, via the coding sequence ATGTTCGGCGGACTTACTGGTTTAACAGATTCTAAAGGCACAGACTGGGGAGAGCGGATGCTCAACACAGTCGCTAGCCAAACGATTCGCCACCTGTTTACCCAAAGCGAGTCAGTAGAAGTCTTTGTGCGCTGCTATCCCTCCAGCAAACTGTTGCAAGGCAGCATTGATAGTTTCAAGATGAGTGGACGTGGCTTAGTCATCCGGAGAGATTTCGCAGTCGAGGAGATGTCTTTTGAAACGGATGCAGTTGCCATAGACTTTGGCTCAGTTTTAAGTGGTAAATTAACTCTTAAGCAACCTACCCAGGCGATCGCCCAAGTAATATTATCAGAAGCAGGTATTAATCAAGCTTTTAATGCCGAACTGGTTAAAAAACGTTTAGTCAACCTGACTGTCCCTAGCTTGACGGCGTTATCTGGGGGTAAACCAGTTTCTTTCCCAGAGATTCAGGTACAACTGTTACCAGAGAATCGCCTGCGAATTTTAGCAAAAGCAGATTTAGATAATGGCGAACTCGTACCCCTAAATATGACTGTCAGCTTGGCTGTAGAACGGCGGCGACGAGTTTCCTTCAAAGATCCTCAATTTGAACTTGATTTGGTACCAGAAGCGCAAAGGGAAATATCGCAAACTTTAAGCATAGCACTGGTGGAAATTTTAGATAATATGGTCGATTTGGATCGCTTTGACCTGGATGGGGTAAAAATGCGACTGAATCGTTTAGAAACTGAAGGTCAAAAGTTAATCTTCAGTGGATATGCTGAGATTGAGCGTATACCTAATACCTCGCAACAGGCCAAGGGCTAG
- a CDS encoding GNAT family N-acetyltransferase: protein MADLKFTVEENPTPEDIRTVINKLVEYNSDRLIEKDVYQPLAVLIRDKENEIFGGLVGKTQWGWLFISYLWVAETLRGQGYGKQLILKAEEVAKQRGCNYAYLDTFSFQSLGFYEHLSYQKFGILENFPPGHKRYFLKKEI, encoded by the coding sequence ATGGCGGACTTAAAATTTACAGTTGAGGAGAATCCGACACCAGAGGATATTCGTACTGTTATTAACAAGCTTGTTGAATATAATAGCGATCGCCTAATAGAAAAAGATGTATACCAACCTCTTGCTGTCTTGATTCGAGACAAGGAAAACGAAATTTTTGGGGGTTTAGTTGGTAAAACACAATGGGGGTGGCTGTTTATCTCTTACCTGTGGGTAGCAGAGACGCTGCGAGGTCAAGGATATGGGAAACAACTCATACTGAAAGCAGAGGAAGTTGCTAAACAGCGTGGTTGTAATTACGCTTACCTCGATACATTTAGTTTCCAATCTCTTGGTTTTTATGAACACCTTAGCTACCAGAAGTTTGGTATTCTGGAGAACTTTCCGCCAGGACATAAACGATATTTTTTAAAGAAAGAAATTTAG
- a CDS encoding TIGR00300 family protein, giving the protein MTSPIRFLMCAPDHYDVDYVINPWMEGNIHKSSRDRAVEQWQKLYHVLKEHAVVDLVPPEKGWPDMVFTANAGLVLGDNVVLSRFLHKERQGEEPYFQKWFEANGYTVHILPKDLPFEGAGDALLDREGRWLWAGYGFRSELDSHPYLAKWLDIEVLSLRLIDERFYHLDTCFCPLANGYLLYYPGAFDSYSNRLIEMRVAAEKRIAIEEADAVNFACNAVNVDSIVIMNKASDALKARLVNVGFQIIETPLKEFLKAGGAAKCLTLRVTEPVRAEIHANVSVESRIIRLEGHLLDSGLINRALDLIVDTGGSFQVLNFNLGEQRQSTSAAEVKVSAPSHEVMEEIISQLIDLGAVDLPQDERDAKLEPVVQAGVAPDDFYVSTIYPTEVRIHGEWVKVQNQRMDGAIAITQSANGYVAKCKILRDLEVGEQVVVDVQGIRTIRKTESREQRNAQEFSFMSAGVSSERRVELVVEQVAWELRKIRDAGGKVVVTAGPVVIHTGGGEHLSRLIRESYVQALLGGNAIAVHDIEQNIMGTSLGVDMKRGVAVRGGHRHHLKVINSVRRYGSIAKAVEAGAIKSGVMYECVQNHVPFVLAGSIRDDGPLPDTQMDLIKAQQEYAKHLEGAEMILMLSSMLHSIGVGNMTPAGVKMVCVDINPAVVTKLSDRGSIESVGVVTDVGLFLSLLTQQLDKLTSPYRAVVG; this is encoded by the coding sequence ATGACTTCCCCGATTCGCTTTTTGATGTGCGCTCCTGACCACTACGATGTGGACTATGTGATTAATCCCTGGATGGAAGGGAACATTCACAAATCATCGCGCGATCGCGCTGTGGAACAGTGGCAAAAACTCTACCATGTCTTGAAAGAACACGCCGTTGTCGATTTAGTACCACCAGAAAAAGGCTGGCCTGATATGGTATTTACCGCCAACGCTGGTTTAGTCTTGGGGGATAACGTAGTTCTGAGTCGCTTTTTACACAAAGAACGTCAGGGAGAAGAGCCTTACTTCCAAAAATGGTTTGAAGCCAACGGTTACACAGTGCATATATTACCTAAAGATTTGCCCTTTGAAGGCGCAGGGGATGCACTTTTAGACCGAGAAGGACGCTGGTTATGGGCGGGTTACGGCTTCCGTTCAGAATTAGATTCTCACCCATACTTAGCGAAGTGGCTGGATATTGAAGTATTATCCCTACGGCTCATTGATGAGCGTTTTTATCATTTAGATACCTGTTTCTGTCCTTTAGCCAATGGTTATTTACTTTATTATCCTGGTGCGTTTGATTCCTACTCCAACCGCTTAATTGAAATGCGAGTAGCAGCAGAAAAGCGCATCGCCATTGAAGAAGCTGACGCGGTGAATTTCGCTTGTAATGCGGTGAATGTGGACAGCATCGTGATCATGAACAAGGCGAGTGATGCTTTGAAAGCACGCCTGGTGAATGTTGGTTTCCAAATCATTGAAACACCGCTAAAAGAATTTCTTAAAGCTGGTGGTGCGGCGAAATGTCTTACCCTGCGAGTAACAGAACCAGTTAGAGCAGAAATTCATGCGAATGTTTCTGTAGAAAGTCGGATTATTCGCCTAGAAGGTCACTTGCTGGATTCTGGCTTGATTAACCGTGCTTTGGACTTGATTGTTGATACAGGCGGAAGCTTCCAAGTGTTGAATTTCAACTTGGGCGAACAGCGCCAAAGTACCTCAGCTGCTGAAGTAAAAGTTTCAGCACCATCCCATGAGGTGATGGAAGAGATTATTTCTCAGCTGATTGATTTAGGTGCTGTAGACTTACCTCAAGACGAACGAGATGCCAAACTAGAACCTGTGGTGCAAGCAGGTGTCGCACCCGATGACTTCTATGTGAGTACAATTTATCCCACAGAAGTGCGGATTCATGGTGAATGGGTAAAGGTACAAAATCAGCGCATGGATGGCGCGATCGCTATTACTCAATCTGCTAATGGGTATGTTGCCAAGTGTAAAATATTACGTGATTTAGAGGTAGGCGAACAAGTTGTAGTCGATGTCCAAGGTATCCGCACCATCCGCAAAACAGAATCGCGGGAACAGCGCAATGCTCAAGAATTTAGCTTTATGTCCGCCGGTGTTTCCAGCGAACGCCGTGTGGAATTAGTTGTAGAGCAAGTAGCATGGGAATTACGTAAAATTCGGGATGCTGGCGGTAAAGTAGTTGTCACAGCTGGCCCAGTTGTAATTCATACTGGCGGTGGCGAACATCTATCGCGGCTAATTCGGGAAAGCTACGTGCAAGCACTCTTGGGCGGAAATGCGATCGCAGTCCATGACATTGAGCAAAATATCATGGGTACATCCCTCGGCGTTGATATGAAGCGGGGTGTCGCCGTTCGGGGTGGACACCGCCATCACTTGAAAGTTATTAATAGCGTTCGCCGCTATGGAAGCATTGCCAAGGCTGTAGAGGCGGGGGCAATTAAGAGTGGGGTAATGTATGAATGTGTACAAAATCATGTACCGTTCGTACTCGCTGGATCGATTCGGGATGATGGGCCTTTACCTGATACCCAAATGGATTTGATTAAAGCACAGCAAGAATACGCCAAACACCTGGAAGGTGCGGAAATGATTTTAATGCTGTCTAGTATGCTGCACTCTATTGGTGTAGGAAACATGACACCTGCGGGCGTGAAAATGGTCTGTGTGGATATTAATCCAGCTGTGGTCACCAAGTTAAGCGATCGCGGTTCTATAGAATCTGTGGGTGTGGTAACAGATGTAGGATTATTCCTCAGTCTCTTAACTCAGCAGCTTGATAAGTTGACAAGTCCTTATCGGGCAGTGGTAGGTTAA
- a CDS encoding DUF2085 domain-containing protein has product MMRVAFKRELQINWVSAIAFGAALRAIADFMLAGMVIGPLAAPFLAASGTFLLPEIANIIYFMGDHVCPQPDMGLDLAPPYIMAVCMRCYGTVTGLFITRLLYGVTGGKGFYWLSQYGWSGVALASVLMMAYPLELAAQVLELWNFNNYIVTPFGLITGLAWGLFTMPILHGRLLSDEN; this is encoded by the coding sequence ATGATGAGAGTAGCTTTCAAAAGAGAGTTGCAAATTAATTGGGTCAGTGCGATCGCCTTTGGCGCTGCGCTCCGCGCAATCGCTGATTTTATGCTAGCGGGTATGGTAATCGGCCCGCTAGCTGCTCCCTTTCTTGCTGCCTCTGGGACATTTTTATTACCAGAAATAGCCAATATTATTTATTTCATGGGCGACCATGTTTGCCCGCAACCGGATATGGGGTTAGATTTAGCACCACCTTATATCATGGCTGTATGTATGCGTTGTTACGGCACCGTCACAGGTTTATTCATAACGCGCTTATTGTATGGTGTAACTGGTGGTAAAGGTTTTTACTGGTTAAGTCAGTATGGTTGGAGTGGCGTAGCCTTAGCCAGCGTGTTGATGATGGCTTATCCCTTGGAATTAGCAGCGCAAGTTCTTGAATTGTGGAATTTTAATAATTATATTGTCACGCCTTTTGGCTTAATTACAGGTTTGGCGTGGGGATTATTTACTATGCCAATTTTGCACGGGCGGCTTTTATCTGATGAAAATTGA
- a CDS encoding Rpn family recombination-promoting nuclease/putative transposase, whose translation MKIDSIFYQLFQNFPGIFFELIGELATVCSLHLPQ comes from the coding sequence ATGAAAATTGACTCTATTTTTTATCAATTATTTCAAAACTTCCCCGGCATCTTTTTTGAACTTATAGGCGAACTTGCAACAGTTTGCAGTCTACATTTACCTCAGTAG
- a CDS encoding RNA-guided endonuclease InsQ/TnpB family protein, which yields MKTLKFKLYEHKRNRHLKRTINAAGVIYNHCIALHKRYYRMFGKHLNCAKLQAHIAKLRKRNSFWQSVGSQAAQDICQRIEKAYQLFFKHNNKGVRPPGFKKVKKYKSFTLKQAGYKFLGGNRVKIGSRVYQFWKSREIEGTVKTLTIKRTPLGELFMVLVVDEGSSEVEVKTGKIAGFDFGLKTFLTCSDGTKIESPQFFKQSLSAIKKASSRHSKKLKGSSNRERARKNLVRKHEDISNRRRDWFWKLAHELTDRFDILCFETLNLKGMQRLWGRQISDLAFGEFLQILEWVAKKKNKLVVFIDQWYPSSKTCSNCKHILESLDLSVREWRCPSCQSVNGRDENASRNICAVGASTVGLGDVRLATPAIAV from the coding sequence ATGAAAACACTGAAGTTTAAATTGTACGAACACAAAAGGAATAGACACCTCAAGCGCACAATCAACGCTGCTGGAGTGATTTATAACCATTGCATTGCTCTACATAAAAGGTATTACCGGATGTTTGGCAAGCATTTAAACTGTGCAAAACTTCAGGCTCATATCGCCAAATTAAGAAAGCGTAATTCTTTTTGGCAATCAGTAGGTTCTCAAGCAGCACAAGATATTTGTCAACGCATTGAGAAAGCTTACCAATTGTTTTTCAAACACAATAACAAAGGAGTAAGACCACCAGGATTTAAGAAGGTCAAGAAATACAAATCGTTCACCCTTAAGCAGGCAGGTTATAAGTTTTTGGGTGGAAATAGGGTAAAAATTGGTAGTCGAGTTTACCAGTTTTGGAAGTCCAGAGAAATTGAGGGAACAGTCAAAACCCTAACTATTAAACGCACCCCGTTAGGTGAGTTATTTATGGTTTTGGTTGTTGATGAGGGTAGCTCAGAAGTTGAAGTTAAGACGGGTAAAATCGCTGGCTTTGATTTTGGGTTAAAGACATTCCTCACTTGCTCAGACGGCACTAAAATTGAATCGCCCCAATTTTTCAAGCAATCCCTAAGCGCCATTAAAAAAGCAAGTTCGCGGCATTCCAAAAAGCTAAAAGGCTCATCTAACAGAGAACGAGCCAGAAAGAATTTAGTACGCAAGCATGAAGATATTTCCAACCGTCGGCGTGATTGGTTCTGGAAATTAGCTCATGAGCTAACAGATAGGTTCGATATTCTCTGTTTTGAGACTTTAAATCTCAAAGGAATGCAACGTCTTTGGGGCAGGCAAATATCAGACTTAGCGTTTGGTGAGTTTCTGCAAATCCTAGAATGGGTTGCCAAGAAGAAGAATAAACTGGTTGTCTTTATCGACCAGTGGTATCCAAGTAGCAAGACATGCTCTAATTGTAAACATATTCTAGAAAGTCTTGATTTGTCAGTTAGAGAGTGGCGTTGTCCTTCCTGTCAGTCAGTTAATGGAAGAGACGAAAACGCTAGTCGCAATATTTGTGCAGTCGGGGCATCGACTGTTGGCTTAGGTGATGTCAGACTGGCTACGCCAGCAATCGCTGTCTGA
- a CDS encoding ribbon-helix-helix protein, CopG family, whose protein sequence is MKKLTVRCSNEEYETLLKYCEETDRTQNDVLREMIRKLKKSRARSTGL, encoded by the coding sequence ATGAAGAAATTAACAGTTCGATGCTCTAATGAAGAGTATGAAACGCTTTTGAAATACTGCGAAGAAACAGATCGCACTCAAAATGACGTACTTAGAGAGATGATCCGGAAGTTGAAGAAAAGCCGTGCTAGAAGCACGGGGCTTTAG
- a CDS encoding PEP-CTERM sorting domain-containing protein (PEP-CTERM proteins occur, often in large numbers, in the proteomes of bacteria that also encode an exosortase, a predicted intramembrane cysteine proteinase. The presence of a PEP-CTERM domain at a protein's C-terminus predicts cleavage within the sorting domain, followed by covalent anchoring to some some component of the (usually Gram-negative) cell surface. Many PEP-CTERM proteins exhibit an unusual sequence composition that includes large numbers of potential glycosylation sites. Expression of one such protein has been shown restore the ability of a bacterium to form floc, a type of biofilm.) codes for MKFIPAGLQKLSIASVVFCSVLSVSQVKPATASNLVVNGSFEQTLLTGGTDINDGGWKTYDEILGWKATEGGKIEIQRGAAGTAQDGKQLTELDSHYYTNQDKIGIFQDIATEIGSKYRLSFFYSPRPNTEATENNFTVLFGNVLNQTISGGKGGTQTQWLEYTADIVANSNLSRLLFNYDVKNDSLDTYGSYIDNVRLEKIPEPGTLLGIALVGLALAYNRKFAA; via the coding sequence ATGAAATTTATTCCTGCTGGTCTTCAGAAGCTATCAATTGCTAGCGTTGTTTTTTGTTCAGTTTTGAGTGTTAGCCAAGTTAAGCCTGCTACCGCTAGCAATTTGGTGGTTAATGGTAGCTTTGAACAAACCTTACTGACTGGTGGTACAGACATCAACGACGGTGGCTGGAAAACATACGACGAGATTTTAGGTTGGAAAGCTACTGAAGGTGGCAAAATTGAAATTCAAAGGGGAGCAGCAGGAACAGCTCAAGATGGGAAACAACTGACAGAATTGGATAGCCATTACTATACAAATCAGGACAAAATTGGCATTTTTCAGGATATTGCTACCGAAATTGGTAGTAAATATCGCCTATCATTTTTCTATTCACCGCGCCCTAATACAGAAGCAACGGAAAATAACTTTACTGTTCTGTTTGGTAACGTACTCAACCAGACTATTTCCGGTGGTAAAGGTGGTACGCAAACACAATGGTTGGAGTATACGGCTGATATTGTTGCCAATAGTAATTTGTCTCGCTTGCTATTTAACTATGATGTCAAGAATGATTCTCTCGATACCTACGGTTCTTACATCGATAATGTTCGCTTAGAAAAAATTCCAGAACCAGGGACACTATTAGGTATTGCACTGGTTGGTTTAGCTTTAGCCTACAACAGAAAGTTTGCTGCTTAG
- a CDS encoding N-acetylmuramoyl-L-alanine amidase, whose translation MKKLVLLVIFSFLVTSSIALANSSLLVVFPQTNYQTSAEKIFFLGTAPSNSQVLINGKAVTRSKAGHFAPSLPLQLGDNLFTVRHQNQELQIKVTRLSTQPVLPQGLAFAKDSLTPAADIARLPGELICFSATAPSNASVTVNLANQTIALAPQPSKAQLPSNLAALTGRNQPAIKSTVGNYQGCTTMVAAADLGTPEFQLALDGKTITQLGTGKIQILAPTQLPVIQVTADSGVARTGPSTDYSRLTPLPKGTQAAVTGKEGEWLRLDYGAWINAKETQVLPGAISPHTIIRSVGYRKLPSATEIVFPLEVPVPVSVQQSDRSFALTLYNTTAQTDIVRTDDNPLISRLDWRQVASGQAQYTFNLKKSQQWGYHLRYEGTSLILTLRHPPIIKDKTRKPLSGIRILLDPGHGGKESGASGPTGYLEKDVNLVVSKLLRDELVKRGATVVLTREDDRDVSLGERQVIISKEEPAIALSIHHNSLPDDGDAEKTQGFGTFWYNTQSHSLALFLHNYVVKNLGKPSYGVFWNNLALTRPTAAPSVLLELGFMSNPEEFEQVVNPEQQKKMAKVLADGIVEWFKKAQ comes from the coding sequence GTGAAAAAACTTGTACTACTAGTAATATTTAGCTTTCTTGTCACCTCCTCAATAGCCTTGGCAAACTCATCTCTCTTAGTAGTTTTTCCTCAGACAAACTACCAAACCAGTGCAGAAAAAATATTTTTTCTGGGTACTGCACCATCAAATAGTCAGGTTTTGATTAATGGTAAGGCAGTTACCCGCAGCAAAGCAGGCCATTTTGCTCCCAGTCTCCCCTTACAATTGGGAGATAACCTGTTTACTGTGCGTCACCAAAATCAAGAACTTCAGATTAAGGTGACAAGGCTTAGTACTCAGCCTGTTCTACCACAAGGTTTAGCCTTTGCCAAAGATTCTCTTACTCCAGCAGCCGACATTGCCAGACTACCAGGAGAATTGATTTGTTTTAGTGCTACCGCACCTTCAAACGCCAGTGTTACTGTCAACTTGGCTAATCAAACTATTGCCCTTGCACCCCAACCTAGTAAGGCACAACTCCCAAGTAATTTGGCTGCCTTAACAGGGCGAAATCAACCTGCTATTAAGTCTACCGTAGGAAACTACCAAGGTTGCACAACAATGGTAGCTGCAGCTGATTTGGGAACACCTGAGTTTCAGCTGGCGTTGGATGGTAAAACTATAACTCAGTTAGGTACTGGCAAAATTCAAATTCTTGCACCCACACAATTGCCAGTGATTCAAGTAACAGCAGACTCAGGCGTAGCTCGCACTGGCCCTAGTACTGACTATTCTAGACTCACACCACTACCAAAAGGAACACAAGCCGCAGTCACAGGGAAGGAAGGTGAATGGTTACGTCTAGATTATGGTGCTTGGATTAATGCTAAAGAAACCCAAGTTTTACCAGGTGCTATTTCACCACACACTATTATTCGGAGTGTAGGTTATCGAAAACTTCCCAGCGCCACAGAGATTGTGTTTCCGCTAGAAGTTCCCGTTCCTGTGAGTGTACAACAAAGCGATCGCTCTTTTGCCCTCACTCTTTACAATACAACCGCCCAAACAGATATTGTTCGCACGGATGATAATCCCCTCATTTCTCGCCTAGATTGGCGACAGGTGGCTTCCGGACAGGCACAATACACCTTTAATCTCAAAAAATCTCAACAGTGGGGATATCATCTGAGATATGAAGGTACAAGCTTGATTTTGACTTTGCGTCATCCGCCTATAATTAAAGACAAAACACGCAAACCCTTATCCGGTATCAGGATTTTACTAGATCCCGGACATGGGGGTAAAGAATCAGGTGCCAGTGGCCCAACTGGCTATTTAGAAAAAGATGTCAATTTGGTAGTATCCAAGCTGCTGCGCGACGAGTTGGTGAAGCGTGGGGCAACTGTAGTACTAACCAGAGAAGATGATCGCGATGTATCTTTAGGAGAACGGCAGGTAATTATTAGTAAAGAAGAACCTGCGATCGCTCTTTCCATTCATCACAACTCGCTACCCGATGATGGTGATGCCGAAAAGACTCAGGGATTTGGCACTTTTTGGTATAACACCCAATCGCATAGTTTAGCATTATTTTTGCATAACTATGTAGTCAAAAATCTTGGCAAACCTTCCTATGGGGTGTTTTGGAATAATTTGGCGCTCACACGTCCCACTGCTGCACCATCGGTTTTGCTGGAGTTAGGTTTTATGAGTAATCCTGAGGAATTTGAGCAGGTAGTGAACCCAGAACAACAGAAGAAAATGGCGAAAGTGCTAGCGGATGGGATTGTGGAGTGGTTTAAGAAAGCGCAGTAG